From Zingiber officinale cultivar Zhangliang chromosome 5B, Zo_v1.1, whole genome shotgun sequence, the proteins below share one genomic window:
- the LOC121987263 gene encoding tubulin beta chain-like, translated as MREILHIQGGQCGNQIGAKFWEVTCDEHGIDSTGKYVGDSDLQLERINVYYNEANGSRYVPRAVLMDLEPGTMDSIRSGPVGKIFRPDNFVFGQSGAGNNWAKGHYTEGAELIDAVLDVVRKEAENCDCLQGFQVCHSLGGGTGSGMGTLLISKIKEEFPDRMMLTFSVFPSPKVSDTVVEPYNATLSVHQLVENGDECMVLDNEALYDICFRTLKLATPTFGDLNHLISATMSGVTCCLRFPGQLNSDLRKLAVNLIPFPRLHFFMVGFAPLTSRGPR; from the exons ATGAGGGAGATTCTTCACATCCAGGGTGGGCAATGCGGGAACCAGATCGGCGCCAAGTTCTGGGAGGTCACATGCGACGAGCACGGCATCGACAGCACGGGCAAGTACGTGGGTGACTCCGATCTCCAGCTCGAGCGGATCAATGTCTACTACAACGAGGCCAACGGCAGCCGCTACGTGCCGCGTGCCGTGCTCATGGACCTCGAGCCCGGCACCATGGATTCCATCAGATCGGGGCCTGTCGGCAAGATCTTTCGCCCCGACAACTTCGTTTTCGGCCAGTCCGGAGCCGGCAACAACTGGGCCAAGGGGCACTACACCGAAGGCGCTGAACTCATCGATGCCGTCCTCGATGTCGTCCGCAAGGAGGCCGAGAACTGCGACTGCTTGCAAG GATTCCAAGTATGCCACTCATTGGGAGGAGGAACAGGCTCTGGAATGGGCACCCTTCTTATCTCCAAGATCAAAGAGGAGTTCCCTGATAGGATGATGTTAACGTTCTCTGTTTTCCCATCGCCTAAGGTGTCTGACACCGTCGTGGAGCCTTACAATGCCACATTGTCTGTTCACCAGCTGGTCGAGAACGGCGATGAATGCATGGTCCTGGACAATGAAGCTCTCTACGACATCTGCTTCCGCACCCTCAAGCTCGCCACTCCTACTT TTGGAGACCTTAATCATCTGATCTCTGCGACGATGAGCGGCGTCACCTGCTGCCTTCGCTTTCCCGGCCAGCTGAATTCTGACCTCCGGAAGCTGGCTGTCAATCTGATCCCTTTCCCCCGCCTTCACTTCTTCATGGTAGGGTTCGCACCGCTGACGTCCCGCGGGCCCCGGTAG